From Pieris rapae chromosome 15, ilPieRapa1.1, whole genome shotgun sequence:
CGCCTTGGCCGTGGTAGCGCTGGCCCGCGAGTACCCAGCTGGAGTCCACCCCGCGATCTGCCCCAACTACCCCTACTGCGATGTCACGACCTTGGCTCGCTTCACACCCGACGGTCAACCCATCCCTGAGTGGGTCTACAACCCTTCCATTTTGCCTGTAGCACCCGCTGAGTAAGTATATCACACATGACTTTTACAAGGCCGTGATATTAGCTGATTTTCTCGAACTTTCGCTAtggtattgaaaaataattaaatccatTTAGTAGACAAATGTTTGTCTATGTTTAAGAGTTAGCCtcaataataatgaaacataaCTTTTCAGCCCCAACGCTGCCGCTGCTCGTGAGTATCCTGCTGGTGTGAACCCTGCATCCTGCCCAAATTACCCATACTGTTGGTGAACAGTTAACCATTGGCAATCCAAATAAAACAGACCGTTTTCTTGACAATACCCGattttttacgaaaatatCACTAAAGTTTTGAAGCGACATCCCAAATTTCATCTTggctttatcaaaataatgatagTTTCGTATACAATCAGCGTAATTGCAAATTCACTGCCATATgtctaaaatgtaaataattcgTGTGttcaaaataagttttatactGAGCATTtggttttgtaaaaaaaactgtaaaaatgtaaataaacacgttattaaaaatatttcttttactttACCCATATCTATTTGTGCCACTTTAATACCAGTTAAAGTAATATCCTACAAAACAAGAATGGTTAAGccacaattataaaaaaagaacaaccAAGATAATATATCAAGTTTAAACAATCAGAGATAGCCTCAACATCAATgtgttttattcattcatcAAAACTTTAAATGGGCAGTGTACGtgatagtataataattaccGACGCATCCATCATTTCCAAATTGCCATCGTATTTGGTATTGCAAGGGCGAGTATCCGATCGCCGAGTTCCCGCGCGAAATGACAATTGCTTAATTAAggcaaaaaaagaaaaatggtCGACCCGTTTATATCTatagttattgttatatagtaagaaacatttcaattatttaaaaaaatataaataagattactatataaacctaataaaaattgttcgGAAATTGCATTCACGCAAGTGAGTTAGGTAAAATTACGCCCAAATCGATTTTGACCTgaatttcattgaaatttgTCGTGTTTGTAAACAATATTGCATTAATCGATGCACGCGATCTATCGCGACGCGTTTCATGCAATTTTTATTGCAACTCAAGCggaatcatttaattttgacatttgcttgaaataattagatttattatatatatttaattggacTGGCATGCCACACCTCGCACTTAttctttttttgcttttttggtTTCAGCGATTACttccataattaaataacagtaattagttttgttgttgttgttgtttgaaacattgtttcacaatgtttcaaataagctatttattacttattggtaggataaatagtatttttggtTTTCACGACTCTCAGATAgtgctatacgtcatgaaatgcgaggTATCTTAttgggaacttttatcttacaaataatttatgtgttgcatagctatttggcactttaaccAAACAGGCTCTTAGCTTCTAAACGCAAACAGTTGTCAAGACaagaaaaaattgtataagttgtatatttaattgagcAGTTCGCAAAATGATAAAGATAAAACTGGCGTTATTAATACTCACTTTATATTGAAGACCAAAATTAGTcacaattcaataataatatgtacttattagTTACGATACTGTAAAGCGGTGGAAgaaaagtcttttaaattaagtcaGATAAAATCTTATCAACCCCATATCACCGCCCGCGGACAAGCTAAAAAGCTGAGGCTGAATTAATAAACTGTTCAAATATAAGTCTTTCCTTTCACTTCGATTTTGTTCccttggagtagagactcttgggcagTGTGCAAGTCCACAggtgctaattaaagatttatgttgGCTCTTAGTAGATAGTAACGATGACCTGCTGCAGCTGCATGCTAGTGCTCTCCTTAACGAATAtcacaatacagcgaggaaaaaCCGCCAGCGTTAAAGAGTGTATCTTTTGCTagaaccaaacttttttttttattattactgtttagtaaatactgtatacttatttgattgttaacattactaataaacgatgattttatgtataatgtatccAATGttggattaattaataagatattGCGGTcgctattaatttaatttaattgtttatttcggaAAACAAGGTTCCATAGCAATGTTAGTAAATAcaacttaataacttaaatctaagtgTTAGTAggtttacattatattcataCCGGAATCATTCCGCATGAAATAGCGGAACAGTGATTGAGGTATTGGCAATCGACTCGGTCCGCGATCATGCGGAGGATGCCGTTACCGCTAGCTCTCACCCTGCGCACCAAGGATGCACATCTCTTGCGCATGGTGGCGTAGAAACAATCCACCCGCGCCTCAGCAAACATCCCCGATGCGCTGCAGAATCGAGGCAGCAATATTAAGGTTGTATGGAGAAATTATCGTACCAAAATTAAACTCTCGGAATGTAATAGCTAATTTAATTCAACACCAATATTGGAAGCTGTTAGTAAGAAATAAAGGCAATCGTAGCTCGTCGTTTGCCAAGCCGTGCTGGAAGTTTCTTTCCCCCTTTATCCATGAGCTGAAGCAGTTGTATACTCTCTTGTTCATCTAGCAGCTTCTCGAACATCTTGATAACATCATCGGATGACATATGCGTGCCTTCTGTCAATGTGTCAAGTTTGACAGCTATGGCTGTGCATCTTTCTGGTGACAACTGAAATTTAAACTGCATCGTTTCATTCTGTAACATGGTTCAGAAGTACCCAGGGGattgttaaagaaaaaaaaaactaaaaaaaatgtaattcggAAAGAAACGGAATTTCGTCTTCAAAATTCTTAAcctatatatgaatataaaaatgaccTCTTCGTCGTGTTTCAGTTCATCTTCAGCTGCAGTCTTCTTGTTGGCTGCAGAGTCGGTAGCATCAGTAGGTATTACGGTAATAGCGTTAGCAATGCTGACGACATGACGAGGCACCGACGCCGTAAGCAGTCAATACTATGATGCTACTGCTAGCATATGCAGCGAGGCATGGCCTCCTGTATAATGTACATAATGTAATGTTATGTCTTTGAGGCTGGCAGTTCATACACGGAGTGCTAAccttgtatttaaattaatgaatggCATATTACTGCAGACTATCTTGATTTTGAACGAGAGTGTCGGGGGATGGCGGCAAGGAGTTATGTTTTGGCGCGTGGGTTTGCTCGTTGTATATATATCACATTCTACatacattataatctttaatacTCACTTTATTTACCATACTTTCATATTTGTCCAACGCGTTATCTTCGGCAACACTTATATGTCTTGAACGCAACCAGGCGTAGTTAGAACCTGAGTCTCTATTATCTCTTGTTGACACTCTTACAACGGATTTTACCTAGAATTTGTTtacgtaaattaaatactttaaagatTTACTAACGCGTAATTAAGTTACTTCAAATAATATGGAAATTAGTTCCTAatactattactatatatagtttaaaccTACTGTGTACCTACAAAGTAACTTTAAACagtttgataatatttattttcgtataaCGTCACCAATCATTATAATGATGTGTGACAATACAGttgaatcaaaataattaaattttcgattttgtaattaatttctagTGATAATTTGTTTCTGTTCGCACAGAAGACATTATTGGCTTAAGCAGTGGTGGCTTAGTGGTTTCAGCTTACGACTGTCAGTTCTGAGGCCGTAGGTTCTATGCGCCAACTATGGCTGTGCGCCAACGgattttttacttaacaacTCAAAGTGAAGGTGAAGGAAAGCATCatgagaaaaccggcttgccttagactcaaaagACGGCGGTGCATGTCTACAAGAGGCTAATAACCTATCAAATTTACAAAtggtcatgaaacagataaagaaatctgaggcccagaactaaaaaggtctgtgccactgatttattttatataattgaaatataaattttataaattgatgCCTGAATAATGAACTTATgatgtctttattattaattgatctATAAAACAGAGATAAAAATCAAGGatagaataaaaatggttTCTGATAAAGAACTATTTAAACTCAAGATTACTATTAGCGTTTGCAATTCTTAATATTCTGCGAGCGTTGGCAATGTGAGTATCCATGGGTGGCGttatcacttagcatcagtTGAACCTCCTGTCtgcaaaaactttataaataaattattcagacTATATTAAGTGAAACAGATCAACGAGAAAGAAGGTTATCTCCTATTTAAGAGAATCTGCATAAAGATATCTATCCCTTAAATGACAATgctaattgatttatataaataaacatgaagGAAAGATTTATTACTTCGGAAATCGGGAATGAATTAATTTGTTCcacatcaataaaatatgtaaacggtgctattttttattgatacttCACTCCTGGAGATAACATCAGGAAACTTTCAGGTCTTGGATCGATATCGATGTAGACACAGGTTTATAATTACTGACATATTGAAAAAACGTACGTAAAAAGAAAtcataagaaatttaatattatgacaattCCCTGGGTATTTAAAActcttacattttaaaaatcctttgACTTCGCGTCAGATATGTGATTTTCTTCACCGTGCAAGAACATAGAAATACCATTAGTGTACCAATGTGATTCTTACTTCTGGTAGTGAATCACACGATAATCCAATTAGGCCCATTAGCTAAGTTAGGAGAAGGCACACGTTGGGACGCCGAGAATCGTGAGGACAAGCAGAGATGCCGGGGAGACGGAGACGCGAATACGATACGTCGTGTTTCTACTTTTCTACTTGCAACGACTAACAAGACTCCAAACCAAAGAGGCCTGGTTTGAGCACTATATAGGGGGCGAAGCCTCGatcacaaatatatttgtcaaacAAGCAAATATCATATAAACAAGTCAAGACAAGGCGCTTCGACCTCACATGGGATAGATCCTGACTGGCCATGGGACTTTTGGACACTATTCAAACTGAAAACCCCGCGACTGTGAAAAAAGTACCGACCAAACGGTATTATAACGTGTTGATTGCCCGACTTTTGAAACAGCCAGGTGCGATCTGGACTTCAAGAGTGCCATGAggttaacaaacaaacaaacaaaatataattattcatctaggtaaacaagtacacttatgaacgtcaaaaaaaaattaattgtaaatttaatttactaccagttcgcatgtcaagggcgtagagcgggcaagaggAGAGATATACTCCGGGATGGGCTATTCGCCATGTTGTTTGAGCAGAGATTGCAGCTAGAAAAACTTCTACCATAGAATCGTCAAATAGGATATATTTTCTGCCAAGCCCACCAGACCTAACAATATAGTAATAAGCAattagtatgtttttttaaggaaGGTAAGATTTGACACACCCTGTTTACTAATTTCTTGACAACAGATCTGCCGGATCGCTTGTCTTACAGGCTATTACGGTTCttagtaaaaataactaatcattttaacttttttttttattctgggAGTACATTGacttcatatataattatgtaactaatgtatacaaatattgtaaattatattttaaaagagtaagtgtggagaTTCTatcccattcttctccacacaaaactcatctttatattttatttaacgttgaaaagtgccattttaggaggtctaatatatattatataggattaaattatttgatttgattttgatttgcaTCGGTTTTTACAACATTAACTGTTAAACTTGTAACAACACTTAAGTTAAACAAAACGTTATATTTTTACGACttgagttatatattttttcatttacttacATAATCAAGTAGATCCTTTGGGGTAAATGTATCAGGTTTATTCATTGTCGTTTAGTCGTTACGAGAGTTAACTTCAATATAACCTtttggttaataaataaatgtttatcttCATTATTCTGTGGCCAGGATTTTAAACACTAGTAGTATACTACTGTTTCTAAAAGTGGATGTATTGATTTGAAATTCACTGCAGTAATCTCTGGAAATAGCGATTTTGAGTCTACATAAATACTTAGCGTGCCATAATAAACTTAACGAGTTAACAATATGAAATTACAGGCAAACAGACATTTAGGTACTGTTTAGTGACTAATTAATACCTCCGAACGAGTTTGCCCATTTCAAcgtaaattcaaaaatataacttaatcaaatcaaataatatataattatttacaatcgTAGCAAACAAacatacgttttttttattataataatcatatttcgTTTATGAGTATCTACCTCATTGAgcttattaaacttttatc
This genomic window contains:
- the LOC111000366 gene encoding cuticle protein 1; amino-acid sequence: MYAKLFIVCALAVVALAREYPAGVHPAICPNYPYCDVTTLARFTPDGQPIPEWVYNPSILPVAPADPNAAAAREYPAGVNPASCPNYPYCW